The genomic stretch TTCAGGCTGCACACTGTACTGGGGTGCGTTCAGGCTGCACACTGTACTGGGGTGCTGGTCCAACACTAACATCCCTGCACACTGTACTGGGGTGCGTTCAGGCTGCACACTGTACTGGGGTGCGTTCAGGCTGCACACTGTACTGGGGTGCTGGTCCAACACTAACATCCCTGCACACTGTACTGGGGTGCGTTCAGGCTGCACACTGTACTGGGGTGCGTTCAGGCTGCACACTGTACTGGGGTGCGTTCAGGCTGCACACTGTACTGGGGTGCGTTCAGGCTGCACACTGTACTGGGGTGCGTTCAGGCTGCACACTGTACTGGGGTGCGTTCAGGCTGCACACTGTACTGGGGTGCTGGTCCCCGGCAGCAGGACAGGTGTGCTGCAGCTGCTCCTCACCTGGTGGATGTCGCTGTGCAGGGGGAACTCCTGGAAGTATCCGGGGGCGGCGGAGGAGGCCCGCACCGCCTCCCACAGCCTGTAGGAGGAGCCCCCGGGGTAGCGGCTGAGGCGCCCGGGCGCGTGGTTGTAGTTCCTGAAGATGAAGGCCTTCGGGCTGGTGCCCCAGTTCACCACCGCACTCACCGCAGACACCTGTGGGAGATAAAGAGCAGGGgatgacacaaaacacacacacacacacacacacacacacacacacacacacacacacacacacacacacacacacacacacacacacacacacacacacacacacacacacacacacacacacgcgcgcacacacacacacacacacacacacacacacacacacacacacacacacacacacacacacactcctgaacacaaaactcatctgGACTATGTACTAtttatttcacattattttattgttcattcttctttccttttctccctctttggCTTAACCTACAGTAGTcttggccccagtcgtggcgcgactggctggggcacctgcaccgcacgccggcgacccgggttcgattcccgccacgtggtcctttccggatcccaccctactctctctcccactcgtttcctgtcacccttcactgtcctgtctgattaaaggcataaaagcccaaaaaaatatctttaaaaaaaaaaccctacagtAGTCTTCATTCTGTACACAATGACATggttgtgatgtgttgtgtggcAATAGAGTTGATCTGTGACACACAGGACCCACATGAGAGACCCTGACGGACTTCACTAGTGGAGACAGAAAGGACAGCAAGACAAAGCAACACAATACACTAGGAATTCATGGAGGTAGAGCGCCCTCTAGTGCATCCTGCTGGCACTACTCTGTTTTATTTGTCCATCTCATCTGGGGCCAGTTCAATGGCCAGTTCAAACGGTGACAGATTTATTTAATCAGGAGAGTTGACAGTGCAGTGGATATCagttgattgtttgtttgtttactaagTGGCACAGCTTAGCttacaaatatacaaaatactTACTTTGGGACAGATCTCGCTCCTGGCAGTTTTAATCAGAACTCGCTCCCCCATCTTCTCCCTGTGGAGCAACAGCACCGTCAGACTAGCCTcctgatgacatcacatcacaacacagtAAAGTGCAGCCCATTGGGCCACACATCTCACTTCAGTAATGACTCCCAGCTCTCATATTTAGTGCTGTTGTGACTCACTTCAGTAATGACTCCCAGCTGTCATATCTATTCAGTGCTGTGACTCACTTGAGTAATGACTCCCAGCTCTCACATCTATTTAGTGCTGTTGTGACTCACTTGAGTAATGACTCCCAGCTCTCATATCTATGTAGTGCTGTGACTAACTTCAGTAATGACTCCCAGCTCTCATATTTAGTGCTGTTGTGACTCACTTGAGTAATGACTCCCAGGTCTCGGTGCTGTAGTAGGAGTGAGTCCAGCCCATCTTCACGGTTCCCACCAGGGGGTTCTGTTTGAACACGTCCGAGCCAAAGCGCCGGTACATCTCCTCACACTCGTCCAGCGAGAACCGGCCCAGTCCGATCATGAAGGCCAGCACGGCTCCTGGGGAGCACAGGCAGAGGGCATCATGGGACATGGAGTCTTTTCATGGGACACCAGCTCAACTACAGCCCATACAGAACTTTACTTTTTCATTTATTAATAACATTTATTAACCCATAAAGAACTCTAGCCTGCAATATCACAACTTTAAATATCCTTCTCTTTATTAATAACATTTATTAACCCATAAATAACTTTGCAACACCAGGCTGCAATACCACAGCTTTAACGACCACTCTTTATTTATCAATAAGCATTAATGTCTTTATGTATCAATATTTGCTAATGTCTTaataatgctaatgctaatgctaatgctagcatAGCTCGTGCCACTGACCCGTGCTCACTCCACAGATGTAGTCAAACAGCTGGTGGATCCGCTTGCCCGTCTGGGCCTCGATCAACTTCAACGCTTCAAGCGGAACAACTCCCCTAGAAATGACAAGTGTTAATTACAACTCCCCTAGAAATGACATTAGTGTTAATTACAACTCCCCTAGAAATGACAAGTGTTAATTACAACTCCCCTAGAAATGACAAGTGTTAAAATTAATACTAGTTGTAATTAACACTTGTCATTTCTAGGGGAGTTGTAATTTTACAACTCCCCTAGAAATGACAAGTGTTAATTACAACTCCCCTAGAAATGACAAGTGTTAATTACAACTCCCCTAGAAATGACAAGTGTTAATGAACAACTCCCCTAGAAATGACAAGCGTTAATTACAACTCCCCTAGAAATGACAAGTGTTAATGAACAACTCCCCTAGAAATGACAAGTGTTAATTACAACTCCCCTAGAAATGACAAGCGTTAATTACAACTCCCCTAGAAATGACAAGTGTTAATTACAACTCCCCTAGAAATGACAAGTGTTAACGAACAACTCCCCTAGAAATGACAAGTGTTAATGAACAACTCCCCTAGAAATGACAAGTGTTAATGAACAACTCCCCTAGAAATGACAAGTGTTAATTACAACTCCCCTAGAAATGACAAGTGTTAACGAACAACTCCCCTAGAAATGACAAGTGTTAATTACAACACCCCTAGAAATGACAAGTGTTAATGAACAACTCCCCTAGAAATGACAAGTGTTAATGAACAACTCCCCTAGAAATGACAAGTGTTAATTACAACTCCTCTGGAAATGACAAGTGTTAATTACAACTCCCCTAGAAATGACAAGTGTTAATTACAACTCCCCTAGAAATGACAAGTGTTAATGAACAACTCCCCTAGAAATTACAAGTGTTAATTACAACTCCCCTAGAAATTACAAGTGTTAATGAACAACTCCCCTAGAAATTACAAGTGTTAATTACAACTCCCCTAGAAATGACAAGTGTTAATGAACAACTCCCCTACAAATGACAAGTGTTAATTACAACTCCCCTAGAAATGACAAGTGTTAATGAACAACTCCCCTAGAAATGACAAGTGTTAATTACAACTCCCCTAGAAATGACAAGTGTTAATGAACAACTGCCCTAGAAATGACAAGTGTTAATGAACAACTCCCCTAGAAATGACAAGTGTTAATTACAACTCCCCTACAAATGACAAGTGTTAATGAACAACTCCCCTACAAATGACAAGTGTTAATTACAACTCCCCTAGAAATGACAAGTGTTAATGAACAACTCCCCTAGAAATGACAAGTGTTAATTACAACTCCCCTAGAAATGACAATGAACAACtctatggtttgtataatagtattgttttgttataatttgtccattgatagtatttgacatttattttgctattgtccttaaatttagccataccatgctttagttattatttatatataattaactgagtgacttatttgattgctattctcatttcactgttttatttctcattaggttagtgcttaaattattgttttactgataatattactattctccctattttgtaattgttcactgttaatttaatttgtattgttatttatttgtatgtcgctttggacaaaagcgtctgctaaataaccataaccataacaactcGCCAGTGAGGACTACCCACATAAGAGTCAGAACTCTCGACAGAAGTGTATCAGATTGACTGATACGAGTAACTCAAATATATCATAATGGACTAGCTTGTGAttcatgttttctttgtttttattaaatcaaaacacattcatctattgttcttcttattaCCATTATGATTATTAGTTAGCCTATGACACGCATGAAATGAAGTCAGCAGTACCTTGTGCCGCCTCCATCGATGGACAGCATCCTCACCCCCTGTCCTCTGACGGGATCCAGGTAGCCAATCAGCGCCATGGTTTCCCTGACGGCTCTCTGAAGCTTTACATCGCTAGTGTGGTTCCGTCTGTATCGCAACAGCTGCAACACCAACTTCTCCTGCAACACAAGTCAGCTTcatcagcacacaaacacaaacaatatcATTGCAGCATCTGTAAGTCACAAGACGAAACCGTACATGCAGGtgaattaggcctactgtacctgcCACATAATGTATGCAGGTGAATTAGGCCCACTGTACCTGCCACATAGTGCATGCAGgtgaattaggcctaggctactgtacctgCCACATCGTTGCCTTGCATGCTGGGTGCGCTATAAGGTGTCTGTTCAGCTCCTCTGTGCACGCAATGATGGATGACGGCGCAGTGGCGTTCCTCAGGTTCCCCAGGAGGACTCTTGTCATCTCCTCTGCTCGATCCTGGCACAGAACCTACAGATATTTCACAAATAGCAGAGTTCAGTGAAATGTGACAACGGAAGTCAACGCTTCGTCCATCATCACACCATAGTGGCTCGAAGCATTAGGCTAATAATACACACGCGTGCATTGCTGGCCATGCGGTTAACACGGATGCCGCGGAATCATGATGTGCACTTTGTTATTATGTTGCTATCGTTGATTGTGACGTCTGTATTGTCCACTGGCATTTTTTTAAAGTCGGGAAATCATAATTGGCACATATTTCACTGATCATTCTCTGTCTCCCACAAAGTGACTGCTGTAATCTATAAATAGCTAATTGTTTTCATAAACCTGCCGATCCATTGTTCTCAGTTTGACACTGTAACTAGTTGGACACTTTTGCAATACATATCCGCAAACGTGTATGCATGCGTCTAATAACTTACCGTCGTCGAGTGGAACTTCTTTGAGGCCTCAATCTCACATTAGCCGACTGATCACATGATGCAGCGGGCGATTCATGGTCTTATCATTTGCGTATTGGgtggcctacagtaggcctataacgATTATCGGTCTGTGGCGCATAAAAATGCGTTTTAACAGCTGGCCTAGGCTATAGTCTACTACTTTAATCTCGTCGTAGTTGTAATAATAATGTTTTCTTTTCACTGTTCCTTGCATCTTCATTCGTTCAGTATGGATTATTGCCATCACCAAACCCAGCATGCATTGGAAAATCTGTGATTAAAATCAATGATTTAGAGCTAAGTGCGTTGTTAGATTGATTTGTAGTCACTGCCGCCCTCTGCTGTAAGTAAATGGCGACTCACCACTCTCTGCGACCTGGTTGCTGTTGGTGCCTCTCTGGAGGGGGCCTGAGTCTGCTGGTTCTCGGAGCCAGCTCCCAAGTAGCTACTTATCATATCTGGTATAGCAGTGGTGGAGTGCAGAATGTACCGCAGAAAGGACGCTGGCTTCTCCGTCCGAGTGCTGCTGACGGCCAACACTGTTTGGTCCGTGTAGTCTCCCTCCAGGTCATCCTCAAAGCCCGACTGGCCGGTGAAATAGTGGTTTATGTGGTCGGCCATGTGAGCGTGGTTGGCCCCAaagctggtggtggtgttgctcGGGTGGAAGAGGCCTGGCGCTGTGGGCTGCGGTGCTGGAGGGCTCTGTTTGGGCGCTGCGTAAGACCTGCTGTTCGCTTGTGTTGCGCTAACGGAGCCGGAGTCTGTCACCTTGGCTCCAAAGTAACGGTTGATGTGGTGGGCAAAGTGAAGGTACCCCTCCTCCCAAGAGCTGGGCACCTCGGCCGCCTTGGCATGCACCGTTTGGGCACTAACTGAAACCACCTCAGCAGCCTTGGCATGCACCGTTTGGGCACTAACTGAAACAACGTCATTCACTGGCGACTGGCGCACATCAGTGGTGACTTTAAGGGTTTTCCTCCGTCTACCATGTCTCCTGTACGCCGACTCGTCCTCCGCTGTCTGGGCGTGAAGATCTCGCGCGGGACTTCTAGTGAAGACGGAGTTGATGTGATTGGCCACGTAGTTGTAGCTCTCCCCGAACCTGGTGGCGAGCGAGCTGATGTGGAACAGCTGCAGCCCGGTGGACAGCCTGGAGGGGCTCTGCTCCTCGTGACGCCCTGCTGACGTGTGGAGAACCGCCACAGACCTCAGGTGACTCGCAGTACTCCTCCCGTCCTCCAGAGGGCTCCTGTCCTTGCCTGTCCTCTGGCTGTGGGCCCGCCTCTGTTGTCTTCGCTGTTTAGGTTCGTGGAAGGTGTAAACCAAACCACTGTTCCCGAGACTTGGTGCTACGGCCAGGTCTCTGCTTCTGAAATAGAAGTTGATGTGTTTGGACAGACGCTGAAAGGACTCTCCAAGACGCAGCAGACTCAGCTGGAGGGACGAGGGATGCTGCTCTTGGTTGATGCCGATGGGAGCCTCTGTTTTGAAGGCATTCCTGCTGGAGGTGGAGTACAGTCGCACAGCCTGTGAGCACAGGACAGCATCAGGCGTCACTCTCCTTCCTACGTCTGCAAACGGACCACTGGATCCTGAGCTCACGCTCCTCTTTGCCCTCACAGATCTCAGACAGCTTCTTCTCAGTGTGCTGAAGGGTGGGAAGTGGGATATTAACATGGGCCAGCCAGGCCATAGTTTTAGGatgtatttttttataaatatctgTCTCAGAATGATGGACAGTTTAACTTCACATCAAACTTGGATCAGGAAATGTTCTAGGCGGACGGTACCTTATCTTAGAGTAACATCTAAGCCTCTTCTCTCCCAGATAAGTCACAAGGTTTGCACTGAGGTAGCGACCCATTGAGCAACGGGAGCAGCAGGTCGCCCGCACACGACCTCAGCTGGGTCTGGATCGGCTACTGCAGCTGGGTCTGGACCGGCTACTGTAGCTGTCTATCACTGTCACTGGCTCCCTTCA from Sardina pilchardus chromosome 7, fSarPil1.1, whole genome shotgun sequence encodes the following:
- the LOC134088062 gene encoding calcium-independent phospholipase A2-gamma-like: MGRYLSANLVTYLGEKRLRCYSKISTLRRSCLRSVRAKRSVSSGSSGPFADVGRRVTPDAVLCSQAVRLYSTSSRNAFKTEAPIGINQEQHPSSLQLSLLRLGESFQRLSKHINFYFRSRDLAVAPSLGNSGLVYTFHEPKQRRQQRRAHSQRTGKDRSPLEDGRSTASHLRSVAVLHTSAGRHEEQSPSRLSTGLQLFHISSLATRFGESYNYVANHINSVFTRSPARDLHAQTAEDESAYRRHGRRRKTLKVTTDVRQSPVNDVVSVSAQTVHAKAAEVVSVSAQTVHAKAAEVPSSWEEGYLHFAHHINRYFGAKVTDSGSVSATQANSRSYAAPKQSPPAPQPTAPGLFHPSNTTTSFGANHAHMADHINHYFTGQSGFEDDLEGDYTDQTVLAVSSTRTEKPASFLRYILHSTTAIPDMISSYLGAGSENQQTQAPSREAPTATRSQRVVLCQDRAEEMTRVLLGNLRNATAPSSIIACTEELNRHLIAHPACKATMWQEKLVLQLLRYRRNHTSDVKLQRAVRETMALIGYLDPVRGQGVRMLSIDGGGTRGVVPLEALKLIEAQTGKRIHQLFDYICGVSTGAVLAFMIGLGRFSLDECEEMYRRFGSDVFKQNPLVGTVKMGWTHSYYSTETWESLLKEKMGERVLIKTARSEICPKVSAVSAVVNWGTSPKAFIFRNYNHAPGRLSRYPGGSSYRLWEAVRASSAAPGYFQEFPLHSDIHQDGGLIQNNPCALAVHECRLLWPKQPFQCVLSLGTGRHDNTQRGPATSTSLRAKLNHLIYSATDTEGVHTLLADLLDEDVYFRFNPMLKAEVSLDESRAEVLDQLKSDTLAYLERNRLKLDLLCMVLGAERSALTRSRDWVSQRVWELQHRWV